A window of Mycolicibacterium fluoranthenivorans contains these coding sequences:
- a CDS encoding MlaE family ABC transporter permease, with translation MTASNGLVDYVRDQLEKPLTMVGGFFKMCVLTGKALVTRPFQWKEFVLQSWFLIRVAFLPTLAVSIPLTVLIIFTLNILLAEFGAADVSGAGAALGAVTQLGPLVTVLVVAGAGSTAICADLGARTVREEIDAMEVLGIDPIERLVAPRVVASTFVAFLLNGAVITIGLVGGYFFGVYIQNVNAGAYVSTLTLLTGFPEVMISVIKATLFGLIAGLVGCYRGLTVAGGSKGVGTAVNETLVLCVVALFAVNVVLTTIGVRFGTTT, from the coding sequence GTGACCGCGAGCAACGGCCTGGTCGACTACGTCCGCGATCAGCTGGAGAAGCCCCTGACCATGGTCGGTGGCTTCTTCAAAATGTGCGTGCTGACCGGCAAGGCTCTGGTGACCCGGCCCTTCCAATGGAAGGAGTTCGTCCTCCAGAGCTGGTTCCTGATCCGGGTGGCCTTCCTTCCGACCCTTGCGGTCTCGATCCCGCTGACCGTGCTCATCATCTTCACGCTGAACATCCTGCTGGCCGAGTTCGGTGCCGCGGACGTCTCCGGCGCGGGTGCGGCGCTCGGTGCGGTCACCCAGCTGGGACCACTGGTGACGGTGCTCGTGGTCGCCGGCGCCGGCTCGACCGCCATCTGCGCCGACCTCGGTGCGCGCACGGTGCGCGAGGAGATCGACGCGATGGAGGTGCTGGGCATCGATCCGATCGAACGGCTGGTGGCCCCGCGCGTGGTGGCGTCCACTTTCGTGGCCTTCCTGCTCAACGGCGCGGTCATCACGATCGGCCTGGTCGGCGGCTACTTCTTCGGTGTGTACATCCAGAACGTCAACGCCGGCGCCTACGTCTCGACACTGACCCTGCTCACCGGTTTTCCCGAGGTGATGATCTCGGTCATCAAGGCCACCCTGTTCGGGCTCATCGCCGGTCTGGTCGGCTGCTACCGCGGACTGACGGTGGCCGGTGGCTCCAAGGGCGTGGGCACCGCGGTCAATGAGACGCTGGTGCTCTGCGTGGTGGCGCTGTTCGCCGTCAACGTCGTGCTGACCACCATCGGCGTGCGATTCGGGACGACGACATGA
- a CDS encoding MlaE family ABC transporter permease produces the protein MSTAAVLRTRFPRAFGRASGFAGAPGRFLDSIGHVAWFVVNAVGHIPHAFKHYRREALRLVAEIGMGTGAMAVIGGTVAIIGFVTLSAGSLIAIQGFASLGNIGVEAFTGFFAALANIRVVAPVVTGQAMAATVGAGATAELGAMRISEEIDALEVMGIKSISYLVSTRLIAGSIVIIPLYAMAILLSFLSAQSVTTLFYGQSSGTYDHYFHTFLRVDDVMWSFLEVIIMSVIIMLNHCYFGYFASGGAVGVGEAVGRSMRTSLIAIVMVVLLASLALYGTDPNFNLTV, from the coding sequence ATGAGTACAGCGGCAGTTCTTCGGACCCGGTTTCCCCGGGCGTTCGGTCGAGCCTCCGGGTTCGCGGGTGCGCCGGGCCGGTTCCTGGACAGCATCGGGCACGTCGCCTGGTTCGTCGTCAACGCGGTCGGGCATATCCCGCACGCGTTCAAGCACTATCGCCGCGAGGCCCTGCGTCTGGTCGCCGAGATCGGGATGGGCACCGGCGCCATGGCGGTCATCGGCGGCACCGTGGCCATCATCGGTTTCGTCACCCTGTCTGCCGGCTCGCTGATCGCCATCCAGGGCTTCGCGTCGCTGGGCAACATCGGTGTGGAGGCGTTCACCGGATTCTTCGCCGCGCTGGCCAACATCCGCGTCGTCGCGCCGGTGGTCACCGGCCAGGCCATGGCCGCCACCGTCGGTGCGGGTGCCACCGCCGAACTCGGCGCCATGCGCATCAGCGAGGAGATCGACGCGCTGGAGGTCATGGGCATCAAGTCGATCTCGTACCTGGTGTCGACCCGTCTGATCGCCGGATCGATCGTGATCATCCCGCTCTACGCCATGGCGATCCTGTTGTCGTTCTTGTCCGCGCAGTCGGTCACGACGCTGTTCTACGGCCAGTCATCGGGCACCTACGACCACTACTTCCACACCTTCCTGCGGGTCGACGACGTCATGTGGTCGTTCCTGGAGGTCATCATCATGTCGGTCATCATCATGCTCAACCACTGCTACTTCGGCTATTTCGCCAGTGGCGGTGCGGTGGGTGTCGGTGAAGCTGTGGGGAGGTCGATGCGTACGTCGCTCATCGCGATCGTGATGGTGGTGCTGCTGGCCTCACTGGCCCTGTACGGCACCGACCCGAACTTCAACCTGACGGTGTAG
- a CDS encoding MCE family protein has protein sequence MTAPTGSVNKPKTPPYKLAGLVLLLVVAVVLGLTWAQFRGYFDKKASLVVMAERAGLSMDPGSKVTFNGVPIGRLKSAGVVTDGEESRAKLLLDVEPRYLNMIPANVDAELRATTVFGNKYISFLSPADPSSDKLKPGAVINATSTTTEFNTLFETIMGIAQQLDPVKLNQTLTAAAQALDGLGDKFGQSLVNGNDILGELNARMPQIRRDTKGLADLSGVYADAAPDLFDGLNHAVVTARTLNAERGNIDKALMSAVGFGNNAGDIFERGGPYLVRGAQDLLPTSKLLDYYSPELLCTVRNFHDVAPKLAAALGGNGYSLLTNTELLGAGNPYVYPDNLPRVNAHGGPEGRPGCWQPITRDLWPMPYLVMDTGASIAPYNHFELGQPLAAEYVWGRQVGENTINP, from the coding sequence ATGACCGCACCCACTGGATCTGTGAACAAGCCCAAGACCCCGCCCTACAAGCTGGCCGGGCTGGTGCTGCTGCTCGTGGTGGCCGTCGTGCTCGGCCTGACCTGGGCGCAGTTCCGCGGCTATTTCGACAAGAAGGCCTCCCTGGTGGTGATGGCCGAGCGGGCCGGGTTGTCGATGGACCCGGGTTCCAAGGTCACCTTCAACGGGGTGCCGATCGGGCGGCTGAAATCCGCGGGCGTGGTGACCGACGGCGAGGAGTCGCGCGCCAAACTGCTCCTGGATGTGGAACCGCGGTATCTGAACATGATCCCGGCCAATGTGGACGCAGAATTGCGCGCCACGACGGTGTTCGGCAACAAGTACATCTCGTTCCTGTCGCCGGCCGATCCGTCGTCGGACAAGCTCAAGCCGGGTGCGGTGATCAACGCGACGAGCACCACCACGGAGTTCAACACGCTGTTCGAGACGATCATGGGGATCGCCCAGCAGCTGGATCCGGTGAAGCTGAACCAGACGTTGACCGCGGCCGCGCAGGCGCTGGACGGGTTGGGCGACAAGTTCGGCCAGTCGCTGGTCAACGGGAACGACATCCTGGGTGAGCTCAATGCCCGGATGCCGCAGATCCGCAGGGACACCAAGGGTTTGGCGGATCTGTCCGGGGTGTATGCCGATGCGGCTCCGGATCTGTTCGACGGGCTCAACCATGCGGTGGTCACCGCCAGGACGCTCAACGCCGAGCGCGGCAATATCGACAAGGCGCTGATGTCGGCGGTCGGGTTCGGCAACAACGCCGGGGACATCTTCGAGCGTGGTGGGCCGTATCTGGTCCGTGGTGCGCAGGACCTGCTGCCCACCAGCAAGCTGCTGGACTACTACAGCCCCGAATTGTTGTGCACCGTTCGCAACTTCCACGACGTCGCCCCCAAACTGGCTGCGGCCCTCGGTGGTAACGGCTACTCGCTGCTCACCAACACCGAGCTGCTCGGCGCGGGCAACCCCTACGTCTACCCGGACAATCTCCCGCGGGTCAATGCTCATGGTGGTCCCGAGGGCCGGCCGGGTTGCTGGCAGCCGATCACCCGCGACCTGTGGCCGATGCCGTACCTGGTGATGGACACCGGTGCCAGCATCGCGCCCTACAACCACTTCGAACTCGGCCAGCCGCTGGCCGCCGAGTACGTCTGGGGTCGCCAAGTGGGGGAGAACACGATCAACCCATGA
- a CDS encoding MCE family protein — MSIKGTIFKLGAISAVLLAFTAIIFVVFAQLRFDKTTSYSAVFDNVSGLRSGQFVRAYGVEVGKVKDVTLIDDGQHVRVDFAVQNDLQLFQGSTAAIRYLDLIGNRYLELRRGDSDKILPPGGTIPRERTEPALDLDALVGGFRPLFKSLDPDKVNNIANSLITIFQGQGGTISDILDQTAELTSALASRDQAIGEVITNLNTVLETTVKHQTQFDDTLKNFEALITGLKNRADPIASSVADISNAAGSLGDLLADNRPLLRDTLGYLETTQQPLIDQKDEVNSILQQIPASLKIIGRAGGLYGDFFNFYLCDISLKLNGAQPGGPVRTVRVVTQPSGRCTPK; from the coding sequence ATGAGTATCAAAGGCACGATCTTCAAACTGGGAGCGATCTCGGCGGTGCTGCTCGCCTTCACCGCGATCATCTTCGTGGTGTTCGCCCAGCTCCGCTTCGACAAGACCACCAGCTATTCAGCGGTGTTCGACAATGTCAGCGGGCTGCGCAGCGGCCAGTTCGTCCGCGCCTACGGCGTGGAGGTCGGCAAGGTCAAAGATGTCACCCTGATCGACGACGGCCAGCACGTCCGCGTCGACTTCGCGGTGCAGAACGACCTGCAGTTGTTCCAGGGGTCCACCGCCGCGATCCGCTACCTGGATCTGATCGGTAATCGCTACCTGGAGCTGCGCCGCGGTGACAGCGACAAGATCCTGCCGCCGGGCGGCACCATCCCGCGCGAGCGCACCGAGCCGGCATTGGATCTCGACGCCCTGGTCGGCGGTTTCCGCCCGCTGTTCAAATCGCTGGACCCGGACAAGGTCAACAACATCGCCAACTCGCTCATCACGATCTTCCAGGGTCAGGGCGGCACCATCAGCGACATCCTGGACCAGACGGCGGAACTCACCTCAGCACTGGCCAGCCGCGACCAGGCCATCGGTGAGGTGATCACCAACCTCAACACCGTGCTCGAGACCACCGTCAAGCATCAGACGCAGTTCGACGACACCCTGAAGAACTTCGAGGCGCTGATCACCGGCCTGAAGAACCGGGCCGATCCGATCGCCTCGTCGGTCGCCGACATCAGCAACGCCGCCGGTTCGCTCGGCGATCTGCTGGCGGACAACCGGCCGCTGCTGCGGGACACCCTCGGGTACCTGGAGACCACACAACAGCCGCTGATCGATCAGAAGGACGAGGTGAACAGCATCCTGCAGCAGATCCCCGCGTCGCTGAAGATCATCGGCCGCGCCGGCGGACTCTACGGTGACTTCTTCAACTTCTACCTCTGCGATATCTCGCTGAAGCTCAACGGGGCTCAGCCGGGCGGGCCGGTCCGCACCGTCCGGGTGGTCACCCAGCCGTCGGGCAGGTGCACGCCGAAATGA
- a CDS encoding MCE family protein, which yields MRTIQGSDRVRKGVMGVITVALVIGVGSSLTSVPMLFAVPTYYAQFNDTGGLSVGDKVRIAGVDVGDVTSMDIKGDKVEIGYTLGGRQIGTESRAAIRTDTILGRKNIQVEPRGNKILKPRGFLPVEQTQTPYQIYDAFLDVTRASQGWDTKAVKQSLNVLSETVDQTSPHLSAALKGVQEFSDSLGKRDEQLKALLSNAGKIATVLGDRSGQVNALLVNAQTLLAAVNDRRQAVSMLLERISTVSQQLTGFINENPNLNHVLTQLKTVSDILSERRNDLADTLSLAGKFVVSLAEALASGPYFKVLLANLLPPTLLQPFVDAAFKKRGIDPEQFWRNSGLPAFQFPDPNGTRFENGAPPPAPTPLEGTPENPGPAVPPGSPCSYTPPADGLPRPGDPLPCAHLGVGPYGDNPYGPNYGAPNVATSAPNPGGIGPNPGVPSAAIPGQLSPDVPGTPVPIAPGPPGARQVPVGPPGVPTPPGDIPGRAVPAPILPGPPPPPGPGQQLSPVGTEPLPGNPPFLPPGSQGVAP from the coding sequence ATGAGGACCATCCAGGGTTCGGACCGGGTCCGAAAAGGCGTGATGGGTGTCATCACGGTGGCGCTGGTCATCGGGGTCGGCTCGAGCTTGACCAGCGTGCCGATGCTGTTCGCGGTCCCGACGTATTACGCGCAGTTCAACGACACCGGCGGACTCAGCGTCGGGGACAAGGTGCGCATCGCCGGCGTCGACGTCGGCGACGTCACGAGCATGGACATCAAGGGCGACAAAGTCGAGATCGGCTACACCCTCGGTGGCCGCCAGATCGGTACGGAGAGCCGCGCCGCGATCCGCACCGATACGATCCTGGGCCGCAAGAACATTCAGGTGGAGCCCCGGGGCAACAAGATCCTGAAACCGCGCGGGTTCCTGCCGGTGGAGCAGACCCAGACGCCGTACCAGATCTACGACGCGTTCCTCGATGTCACCCGCGCCTCGCAGGGCTGGGACACCAAGGCCGTCAAGCAGTCGCTGAACGTGCTCTCCGAGACCGTCGATCAGACCTCGCCGCACCTGAGCGCCGCGCTCAAGGGTGTGCAGGAGTTCTCCGACTCGCTGGGCAAGCGCGACGAGCAGCTCAAGGCGCTGCTGTCCAACGCGGGCAAGATCGCCACCGTCCTCGGGGATCGCAGCGGACAGGTGAACGCGCTGCTGGTCAACGCGCAGACGCTGCTGGCCGCGGTCAACGACCGCCGCCAGGCTGTCAGCATGCTGCTGGAGCGGATTTCAACTGTGTCGCAGCAGCTCACCGGGTTCATCAATGAGAACCCGAACCTCAACCACGTGCTCACCCAGTTGAAGACGGTCAGCGATATCCTCAGTGAGCGCCGCAACGACCTGGCCGACACACTCAGCCTGGCCGGCAAGTTCGTCGTCTCGCTGGCCGAGGCGCTGGCGTCGGGTCCGTACTTCAAGGTGCTGCTGGCCAACCTGCTGCCGCCGACGCTGCTGCAGCCGTTCGTCGACGCGGCGTTCAAGAAGCGCGGTATCGACCCCGAGCAGTTCTGGCGCAACTCCGGTCTGCCGGCATTCCAGTTCCCCGACCCCAACGGCACCCGCTTCGAGAACGGTGCGCCGCCACCCGCGCCGACACCGCTGGAAGGGACCCCGGAGAATCCCGGACCCGCGGTGCCCCCGGGATCACCATGCTCGTACACGCCTCCGGCCGACGGTCTGCCCCGCCCCGGTGATCCGTTGCCGTGCGCGCATCTGGGAGTCGGTCCCTACGGTGACAACCCGTACGGGCCCAACTACGGAGCGCCGAATGTGGCGACGTCGGCACCGAATCCGGGCGGTATCGGCCCGAACCCGGGTGTCCCGTCCGCGGCGATCCCGGGCCAGCTGTCCCCCGATGTGCCCGGCACACCGGTGCCGATCGCACCCGGGCCGCCCGGCGCACGCCAGGTGCCCGTCGGTCCGCCCGGGGTGCCCACGCCCCCCGGCGACATCCCCGGTCGCGCGGTGCCCGCACCGATCCTGCCCGGGCCGCCGCCCCCGCCGGGGCCGGGCCAGCAGTTGTCCCCGGTGGGCACCGAACCCCTGCCCGGTAACCCGCCGTTCCTTCCGCCCGGATCTCAGGGGGTGGCTCCGTAA
- a CDS encoding virulence factor Mce family protein encodes MSSVFNIRNIKLPHFSRTAVILTALVVAVAIGAGVVGWNVYRKLTTTTVTAYFPEVLALYPGDKVLIMGVQVGKIDSITTDGDKMKVVFHFNSKYKVPENASASVLNPSLVASRVIQLSPPYTGGPAMADGATIPLERNQIPVEYDELRDQVTRILADLGPSKEQPKGPFGDIIESFADGFAGKGEQFNKTIQGLSEALDALHQGRGDIVAVIKSLATFVNALYKNDQQFVALNDNLAQFTNSFTNTDREVATALQDLNNVLATTRKFLDENGKPLTADIKNLSDVTTTILQPEPRNGLETGLHAYPNLVSNVVNIVSPNQGGVVTLPVLPGVTNFSNPLNFICSTIQAGSRLGYQESAELCAQYLAPILDAIKFNFLPFGVNMASTAITLPKQIAYSEPRLQPPPGYKDTTVPGIWSRDTLFSHGNHEPGWIVAPGMQGVSVQPFTQNMLTPDSLAELMGGPDIVAPPAPPAFGVPPGGNLPGPPDAYNESSPLPPPWYPQPGPPPVPAPGVLPGDPLGAIAAPPAAAPAAVPAPAGPPLPAEAGGGN; translated from the coding sequence ATGTCGAGCGTCTTCAACATCCGAAACATCAAGCTGCCGCACTTCTCCCGGACGGCGGTGATCCTCACGGCCCTCGTGGTGGCGGTGGCGATCGGCGCCGGCGTGGTGGGCTGGAACGTCTACAGGAAGCTGACCACCACCACGGTGACGGCGTACTTCCCCGAGGTGCTCGCGTTGTACCCCGGGGACAAGGTCCTCATCATGGGTGTGCAGGTCGGCAAGATCGACTCGATCACCACCGACGGCGACAAGATGAAGGTCGTCTTCCACTTCAACAGCAAGTACAAGGTTCCGGAGAACGCGTCCGCGTCGGTGCTCAACCCCAGCCTGGTGGCATCCCGCGTGATTCAGCTGTCGCCCCCCTACACCGGTGGGCCGGCGATGGCCGACGGTGCGACGATCCCGTTGGAGCGCAACCAGATTCCGGTGGAGTACGACGAGCTGCGCGACCAGGTGACCCGGATCCTGGCCGATCTGGGGCCCTCCAAGGAGCAGCCCAAGGGCCCGTTCGGCGACATCATCGAATCGTTCGCCGACGGGTTCGCCGGGAAGGGCGAGCAGTTCAACAAGACCATTCAGGGCCTCTCCGAAGCACTCGATGCGCTGCATCAGGGCCGCGGTGACATCGTCGCGGTGATCAAGAGCCTCGCCACCTTCGTCAACGCGCTGTACAAGAACGACCAGCAGTTCGTGGCGTTGAACGACAATCTGGCGCAGTTCACCAACTCGTTCACCAACACCGATCGTGAAGTCGCCACCGCGCTACAGGATCTCAACAACGTGCTGGCGACCACCCGAAAGTTCTTGGACGAGAACGGCAAACCGCTCACCGCCGACATCAAGAACCTGTCGGATGTGACCACCACGATCCTGCAACCCGAGCCGCGTAACGGTCTGGAGACCGGCCTGCACGCGTACCCGAACCTGGTGTCCAACGTGGTGAACATCGTGTCGCCGAACCAGGGTGGCGTCGTGACCCTCCCGGTGCTGCCCGGTGTCACGAACTTCTCGAACCCGCTGAACTTCATCTGCAGCACCATCCAGGCCGGTAGCCGGTTGGGCTACCAGGAATCCGCGGAATTGTGCGCCCAGTACCTGGCGCCCATCCTGGACGCCATCAAGTTCAACTTCCTGCCGTTCGGGGTGAACATGGCCAGCACCGCGATTACGCTGCCCAAACAGATCGCCTATTCCGAACCGCGACTGCAGCCGCCGCCGGGGTACAAGGACACCACGGTGCCGGGTATCTGGTCGCGGGACACGTTGTTCTCGCACGGCAACCACGAGCCGGGCTGGATCGTGGCGCCGGGTATGCAGGGTGTTTCGGTACAGCCGTTCACGCAGAACATGCTGACCCCGGATTCGTTGGCGGAGTTGATGGGTGGGCCCGATATCGTGGCGCCGCCCGCACCGCCGGCGTTCGGTGTGCCGCCCGGTGGCAACCTCCCCGGCCCGCCGGATGCGTACAACGAGTCCAGCCCGTTGCCGCCGCCGTGGTACCCGCAGCCGGGCCCACCGCCGGTGCCGGCCCCGGGCGTGCTGCCCGGCGACCCGCTGGGAGCGATCGCGGCGCCGCCCGCGGCGGCCCCGGCCGCCGTACCGGCACCAGCCGGCCCGCCGCTGCCCGCCGAAGCCGGAGGGGGCAACTAG